In Natronocella acetinitrilica, a single window of DNA contains:
- a CDS encoding SDR family NAD(P)-dependent oxidoreductase, with product MRVAVITGATAGFGAATARRFASNGWRLVVTGRRQERLDALVEEFGGPEMVHALPMDMRDREAVEKGLGKLPAPFDAVEVLVNNAGVGYGLEPIQEGNVDEWEATIDTNLKGVLYATRTLLPGMIERKRGHVINLGSTAGSWPYTGGTIYGASKSFIQHFSRGLRADLAGHAVRVTNMDPGLCETEFSVNRFRGDVERANSLYEGNDPIISEDIAEAIWWVVNMPYRVNVNTMELMPLSQSWSPLQVKPVDWPEGCDPDSSPERDDR from the coding sequence ATGAGAGTTGCAGTTATCACGGGTGCCACCGCCGGCTTCGGCGCGGCGACGGCGAGGCGCTTTGCCTCAAATGGCTGGAGACTGGTGGTGACCGGACGCCGGCAGGAACGGCTGGACGCACTGGTTGAAGAGTTCGGCGGCCCGGAGATGGTGCACGCCCTCCCCATGGACATGCGCGATCGCGAGGCTGTGGAAAAGGGATTGGGCAAGTTGCCGGCGCCCTTCGATGCGGTGGAGGTACTGGTGAACAACGCCGGTGTGGGGTACGGGCTTGAGCCGATTCAGGAGGGTAACGTCGATGAGTGGGAGGCGACCATCGACACCAACCTCAAGGGCGTGCTCTATGCCACCCGTACGCTATTGCCCGGCATGATCGAGCGCAAGCGTGGTCACGTGATCAATCTTGGCTCCACTGCCGGTAGCTGGCCTTACACCGGCGGCACCATCTATGGTGCCAGCAAGTCCTTCATTCAGCACTTCAGCCGTGGCCTGCGCGCCGACCTGGCAGGCCATGCCGTGCGCGTCACCAATATGGACCCGGGCTTATGTGAAACCGAGTTTTCCGTCAATCGCTTTCGTGGTGATGTGGAGCGGGCCAATAGCCTGTATGAGGGCAATGACCCTATCATCAGTGAAGACATCGCGGAGGCCATCTGGTGGGTGGTGAATATGCCATACCGGGTGAACGTGAACACCATGGAACTGATGCCGCTCAGCCAGAGCTGGTCGCCGTTGCAGGTAAAACCGGTGGACTGGCCCGAGGGCTGTGATCCCGATTCGTCGCCGGAGCGCGATGATCGGTGA
- a CDS encoding thiazole synthase: protein MIDSDKPLKLAGREYQSRLLLGTGRYKDLDETRRAVSASGSEIVTVAIRRLPDTAGGDALLPALRELGCTILPNTAGCYTVEDAVYTCQLARELLDGETLCKLEVIGCKETLQPDTIGTLKAAEQLIRDGFHVMAYTTDDPLIAKELGDMGCTAVMPLGAPIGSGLGIQNRLNIRRIVETCAAPVLVDAGVGTASDAAIAMELGCDAVLLNTAVAEANDPERMAAAMKHAVIAGRHAYLAGRMPARIRGVASSPLTGTLNG, encoded by the coding sequence ATGATCGACAGCGACAAGCCCCTGAAGCTGGCCGGGCGGGAATACCAATCCCGCCTGCTGCTCGGCACCGGGCGCTACAAGGATCTGGACGAAACCCGCCGCGCGGTCAGCGCCAGCGGTAGCGAGATTGTGACGGTGGCGATTCGCCGGCTGCCGGACACCGCTGGCGGCGACGCCCTGCTGCCGGCGCTGCGGGAACTGGGCTGCACCATCCTGCCCAACACCGCGGGCTGCTACACAGTCGAGGATGCCGTCTATACCTGCCAGCTCGCCCGTGAGCTGCTGGACGGCGAAACCCTGTGCAAACTCGAAGTCATCGGCTGCAAGGAAACGCTTCAGCCAGACACCATCGGGACCCTCAAGGCGGCGGAACAGTTGATTCGCGATGGCTTTCACGTGATGGCCTACACCACCGACGATCCGCTTATCGCCAAGGAGCTGGGCGACATGGGTTGCACCGCGGTGATGCCGCTTGGGGCGCCCATCGGATCGGGTCTCGGCATTCAGAATCGCCTCAACATCCGCCGCATCGTCGAAACCTGCGCCGCCCCCGTGCTGGTGGATGCCGGGGTGGGGACGGCCTCCGACGCAGCCATTGCCATGGAATTGGGCTGTGATGCAGTGCTGTTGAATACCGCCGTGGCCGAGGCAAATGACCCGGAACGCATGGCCGCTGCAATGAAGCATGCGGTAATTGCCGGGCGCCATGCTTATCTCGCTGGCCGCATGCCTGCCCGGATTCGCGGTGTGGCTTCGTCACCGCTCACGGGAACGTTGAACGGCTAG
- the thiS gene encoding sulfur carrier protein ThiS translates to MTDSTTTTQINVTVNGQALCLPMGTSVRELIEQRGFPEHGIAIAVNREVIPRSRHPDHVLQNGDAVDVVQAVGGG, encoded by the coding sequence ATGACCGATAGCACGACGACCACGCAGATCAACGTCACCGTCAATGGGCAGGCCCTGTGCCTGCCCATGGGCACGAGCGTGCGTGAACTGATCGAGCAACGCGGTTTCCCCGAGCATGGCATCGCCATCGCGGTTAACCGCGAAGTCATACCCCGCTCACGCCATCCGGATCATGTACTGCAGAACGGTGACGCCGTCGATGTCGTGCAGGCGGTGGGCGGCGGCTGA
- the thiC gene encoding phosphomethylpyrimidine synthase ThiC, with amino-acid sequence MSSQPEIFTQKTAGLSEEITRQFPGSERIHVTGSRPDIRVPMREIHQSDTVGSDGREKNPPITVYDTSGPYTDPTFKPDLMAGLPRLRDAWINERGDTESLTGPTSDFGQERATDPATAHLRFEHIRAPRRAKPGANVTQMHYARQGIITPEMEFIAIRENQRIQELQDKRLLRRHKGEGFGANIPDVITPEFVRDEVARGRAIIPNNINHPESEPMIIGRNFLVKINCNLGNSAVTSSIEEEVEKMVRGIRWGADTVMDLSTGKHIHETREWILRNSPVPIGTVPIYQALEKVNGKAEDLTWEIFRDTLIEQAEQGVDYFTIHAGVRLPYVPLTADRVTGIVSRGGSIMAKWCLAHHQESFLYTHFEDICEILKAYDVAFSLGDGLRPGCIADANDAAQFAELETLGELTEIAWRHDVQVMIEGPGHVPMQKIKENMEKELVACHEAPFYTLGPLTTDIAPGYDHITSAIGAAQIGWYGTAMLCYVTPKEHLGLPDKQDVRDGIITYKLAAHAADLAKGHPTAQVRDNALSKARFEFRWEDQFNLGLDPEKAREFHDQTLPKEGHKVAHFCSMCGPNFCSMKITQDVRRYAKEHGLGSEQEAIEKGMEEKAIEFRRRGSDIYVRDTE; translated from the coding sequence ATGAGTAGCCAACCCGAAATCTTTACCCAGAAGACCGCCGGCCTGAGCGAGGAGATCACTCGCCAGTTCCCAGGATCCGAGCGAATCCATGTCACCGGCTCGCGGCCGGACATCCGCGTGCCCATGCGGGAGATCCATCAATCCGACACGGTGGGTTCAGACGGCCGCGAGAAAAATCCGCCTATCACCGTCTATGACACCTCCGGCCCCTACACCGACCCGACTTTCAAACCCGACCTGATGGCCGGCCTACCCCGCCTGCGGGATGCCTGGATCAACGAGCGCGGTGATACGGAAAGCCTGACCGGTCCGACTTCCGATTTCGGCCAGGAGCGCGCCACCGACCCGGCCACCGCGCACCTGCGTTTCGAGCATATCCGCGCCCCCCGTCGGGCCAAACCCGGTGCCAACGTCACCCAGATGCACTATGCCCGCCAAGGCATCATCACGCCGGAGATGGAGTTCATCGCCATCCGCGAGAACCAGCGCATCCAGGAGTTGCAGGACAAGCGCCTGCTGCGCCGCCACAAGGGCGAGGGCTTCGGTGCCAACATCCCCGACGTGATCACGCCGGAGTTCGTGCGCGACGAGGTGGCCCGGGGCCGCGCCATCATCCCCAACAACATCAACCACCCGGAATCCGAGCCGATGATCATCGGCCGCAACTTCCTGGTGAAGATCAACTGCAACCTGGGCAACTCGGCGGTGACCTCCTCCATCGAGGAAGAGGTGGAGAAGATGGTCCGGGGTATTCGCTGGGGTGCGGACACGGTCATGGACCTCTCCACCGGCAAGCATATTCACGAAACCCGGGAGTGGATACTGCGCAACAGCCCCGTGCCCATCGGCACGGTGCCGATCTATCAGGCGCTGGAGAAGGTCAATGGCAAGGCCGAGGACCTGACCTGGGAAATCTTCCGCGACACCCTGATCGAGCAGGCAGAACAGGGGGTGGACTACTTCACCATCCACGCCGGGGTGCGGCTACCCTACGTGCCACTGACCGCCGATCGCGTCACCGGCATCGTCTCCCGTGGTGGCTCCATCATGGCCAAGTGGTGCCTGGCGCATCACCAGGAGAGCTTCCTCTACACCCACTTCGAGGACATCTGCGAAATCCTCAAGGCCTATGATGTGGCGTTCTCCCTGGGGGACGGCCTGCGCCCGGGCTGCATCGCAGACGCCAACGACGCCGCCCAGTTCGCCGAACTGGAAACCCTGGGCGAACTCACCGAGATCGCCTGGCGTCACGATGTACAGGTGATGATCGAAGGCCCCGGCCATGTGCCCATGCAGAAGATCAAGGAGAACATGGAAAAGGAGCTGGTGGCCTGCCACGAGGCGCCCTTCTATACCCTGGGACCGCTGACCACGGATATCGCGCCGGGTTACGACCACATCACCTCCGCCATCGGTGCCGCACAGATCGGCTGGTACGGAACTGCCATGCTCTGCTATGTGACGCCCAAGGAGCACCTGGGCCTGCCCGACAAGCAGGACGTCCGCGATGGCATCATCACCTACAAGCTGGCAGCCCACGCGGCCGACCTCGCCAAGGGGCACCCGACAGCCCAGGTGCGGGACAACGCACTGTCGAAGGCCCGATTCGAGTTCCGCTGGGAGGACCAGTTCAACCTCGGGCTGGACCCGGAGAAGGCCCGGGAATTCCATGACCAGACCCTGCCCAAGGAAGGTCACAAGGTGGCGCACTTCTGCTCCATGTGCGGGCCAAACTTCTGCTCCATGAAGATCACCCAGGACGTGCGGCGTTACGCCAAGGAGCATGGCCTGGGTTCGGAGCAGGAAGCCATCGAAAAGGGCATGGAGGAAAAGGCCATTGAATTCCGCCGCCGCGGATCCGACATCTACGTTCGGGATACTGAATGA
- a CDS encoding AEC family transporter: MPAGPRLPEPILLTILNVIAPVFLLIGLGWALMRGRFFSAGVLHDVNRLCYWVALPALLFHRIGGASPDFVAAADLLIAIIGATFLGILAAMLVAWLGRLERFSRGAFIQGAFRGNAVFVGLPVVLYAFDAAGLATAQAEASVLLIIGPLVVVYNIMAVVILLFSAGGISRSAMRAAGRGLVTNPLLIACAAGLVVSLLQIQFPLLADRTLNTLGSMAFPLALICIGGALYLTPIQGNLRVATAGAAMKVFLLPVFGLMLAWWLGLSAEQTLITALMLASPTAAASYVLTRQLKGDDGLASGIILLSHILAIPALVVLLAVLA, encoded by the coding sequence GTGCCCGCCGGGCCACGACTTCCGGAGCCGATCCTGCTTACGATCCTCAACGTCATCGCGCCGGTATTTCTGCTGATCGGCCTCGGCTGGGCGCTGATGCGCGGGCGCTTTTTCTCCGCCGGCGTGCTGCATGACGTCAATCGGCTGTGTTACTGGGTGGCGCTGCCGGCGCTGCTCTTCCACCGGATCGGTGGCGCCAGCCCCGACTTCGTCGCCGCTGCGGATCTACTCATCGCGATTATCGGAGCAACTTTCCTTGGCATTCTCGCGGCCATGTTGGTGGCGTGGCTCGGGCGTCTGGAACGTTTCTCCCGCGGGGCCTTCATCCAGGGTGCATTTCGCGGCAACGCGGTGTTCGTGGGCTTGCCGGTGGTGCTCTACGCCTTCGATGCAGCGGGCCTGGCCACGGCGCAGGCCGAGGCCAGCGTGCTGCTCATCATCGGCCCGCTGGTGGTGGTGTACAACATCATGGCGGTGGTCATCCTGCTGTTCTCCGCGGGCGGCATCAGCCGCAGCGCCATGCGGGCCGCCGGCCGTGGCCTGGTGACGAACCCGCTGTTGATCGCCTGTGCGGCGGGGCTCGTGGTGTCGCTGCTGCAGATCCAGTTCCCGCTGCTGGCGGATCGAACCCTGAACACGCTTGGCTCGATGGCCTTCCCCCTGGCGCTGATCTGCATTGGCGGCGCGCTGTACCTCACGCCGATCCAGGGCAATCTGCGGGTGGCGACTGCCGGCGCTGCGATGAAGGTATTCCTGCTGCCGGTGTTCGGCCTGATGCTGGCCTGGTGGCTGGGGCTGTCGGCGGAGCAGACGCTGATCACCGCGCTCATGCTGGCCAGCCCCACGGCGGCGGCGAGCTACGTGCTTACCCGCCAGTTGAAGGGGGATGACGGGCTCGCGTCGGGCATCATTCTGCTGTCGCATATTCTGGCGATACCGGCTTTGGTGGTGTTGTTGGCGGTGTTGGCGTAG
- a CDS encoding nicotinamidase, whose product MTSFNPGTTALLLVDIQPDFMPGGPLACDRGDSIVGPVRELMQSRDYGHVVATQDWHPAGHISFASSHPGTKPFQTIPLYGEDQVLWPDHCVQGSRGAGLHDGLPLELVDVIIRKGSDPKVDSYSAFRNNIGPDGERPTTGLAGWLRERGVTTVHVCGLARDVCALWTAEDAAEAGFETHFLWDLTRPVEDTEASNQATRAALGRAGVHVI is encoded by the coding sequence ATGACGTCGTTCAACCCTGGAACCACCGCACTGCTGCTGGTGGATATCCAGCCTGATTTCATGCCGGGTGGGCCGCTGGCTTGCGATAGGGGCGACAGCATCGTCGGGCCGGTTCGGGAACTGATGCAGTCCCGTGACTACGGCCACGTGGTGGCCACGCAGGACTGGCACCCGGCTGGCCATATCTCCTTCGCCAGTTCCCACCCCGGCACCAAGCCGTTCCAGACAATCCCGCTGTATGGGGAGGACCAGGTGCTCTGGCCCGACCACTGCGTTCAGGGCAGTCGCGGTGCTGGCCTGCATGACGGCCTGCCGCTGGAACTGGTGGACGTGATCATCCGCAAGGGGTCGGACCCGAAGGTGGATTCCTACAGCGCCTTTCGCAATAACATCGGGCCGGATGGCGAGCGCCCCACAACCGGCCTTGCCGGCTGGCTGCGGGAACGGGGCGTGACCACCGTGCATGTCTGTGGGCTGGCCCGGGATGTGTGCGCACTGTGGACCGCGGAGGACGCTGCCGAAGCTGGCTTCGAGACCCATTTTCTGTGGGATCTCACCCGTCCGGTTGAAGACACCGAGGCCTCAAACCAGGCGACCCGTGCGGCATTGGGCCGTGCCGGCGTACATGTTATTTAG
- a CDS encoding patatin-like phospholipase family protein has product MNTVHELRGQAGLILSGGGARAAYQVGVLKAIAEMLPASASNPFPIICGTSAGAINAALIATHASRFRTGVKGLETAWANFTSDQIYRTNITALAGRSMRWLSALFLGGVGAHRPVSLLDNTPLARLLSRVVRFERIDEAIEAGDLQALSITCSGYTTGESVSFYQGAAQIADWGRARRKGRRTQLGLHHLLASSAIPVVFPAVRIGGAYFGDGSVRQLAPISPALHLGADRVLVIGVSGSVNRTSPSGTAERYPSVADVLGHMMDSAFIDSLEGDVERLQRINRTLQHIPEKVRRKVDVGLRSVETLIISPSENIDRIAARRAGEMPRTMRFFLRGSGATRGEGATVLSYLLFEAGFCCELIALGYKDAVQRETEILRFLGHDPVALHGAAGAVPGDVW; this is encoded by the coding sequence GTGAACACGGTGCATGAATTGCGCGGCCAGGCAGGCCTTATTCTCTCCGGTGGCGGCGCGCGGGCCGCTTACCAAGTCGGGGTGCTGAAAGCCATTGCCGAGATGCTGCCTGCGTCGGCCAGCAATCCGTTTCCCATCATCTGCGGTACTTCCGCCGGCGCGATCAATGCCGCACTCATTGCCACCCATGCAAGCCGCTTTCGTACCGGTGTTAAGGGGCTGGAGACGGCCTGGGCGAACTTCACCTCCGACCAGATCTACCGCACCAACATCACCGCGCTGGCCGGGCGCTCAATGCGCTGGCTGTCGGCGCTGTTTCTCGGCGGCGTTGGCGCCCATCGGCCCGTATCACTGCTGGACAACACGCCATTGGCCCGGCTGCTCAGCCGGGTCGTTCGCTTCGAACGCATTGACGAAGCCATCGAAGCCGGTGACCTGCAGGCGCTGAGTATCACCTGCTCCGGCTACACCACCGGCGAGTCGGTGAGCTTCTACCAGGGTGCCGCCCAGATTGCCGATTGGGGGCGTGCCCGGCGCAAGGGCCGACGCACCCAGCTCGGCCTGCACCATCTGCTGGCTTCCAGCGCCATTCCGGTGGTGTTTCCCGCCGTGCGGATCGGTGGTGCCTATTTCGGCGATGGCTCAGTGCGGCAACTCGCGCCCATCAGCCCCGCTTTGCATCTGGGCGCGGACCGGGTCCTGGTTATTGGTGTGAGCGGCAGTGTGAACCGGACCTCGCCCAGTGGTACCGCCGAGCGCTACCCCAGCGTGGCGGATGTGCTGGGTCACATGATGGATTCCGCCTTCATCGACAGCCTGGAAGGCGACGTGGAGCGGCTGCAACGCATCAACCGTACCTTGCAGCATATCCCCGAGAAGGTACGCAGAAAGGTGGACGTCGGTCTGCGTAGCGTGGAGACGCTGATCATTTCCCCCAGCGAGAACATCGACAGAATCGCTGCCCGTCGCGCCGGTGAGATGCCACGCACCATGCGCTTCTTCCTGCGGGGCAGCGGCGCCACCAGGGGGGAGGGCGCCACCGTGCTCTCGTATCTGCTGTTTGAAGCCGGTTTCTGCTGCGAGCTGATCGCCCTTGGCTACAAGGACGCGGTTCAGCGGGAAACCGAGATCCTCCGTTTCCTCGGCCATGACCCGGTCGCGCTCCACGGCGCGGCGGGTGCCGTGCCCGGCGACGTCTGGTAG
- a CDS encoding LAGLIDADG family homing endonuclease has protein sequence MSHPAPTRVVKKDVTEIPIQSASVDIWDKKYRLKAKDGRVIDDTVDDTYKRVARALADVEIGKKKQEEWYEKFVWALRQGAIPAGRITSNAGAQEHKPATSTINCTVSGTIGDSMNDILHKVHEAGLTLKAGCGIGYEFSTLRHKGAYVSGAGAYTSGSLSFMDIYDRMCFTVSSAGGRRGAQMATFDVGHPDVLDFIRAKREDGRLRQFNLSLLITDEFMEAVQKNADWPLAFPLTIREAEVDGVDVNDPSVVIWREWPSREGYVTNEAGLVACRIERTIKAQRLWDLIMTSTYDFAEPGFILIDRVNEMNNNWFCEEIRATNPCVTADTRLHTQHGLVRIGDLYESGASLEASVDARTLSDGRRTDRRVVSRPAKPAFMTARNADVYRVTTEDGYEIKATAWHDFYTARGKVKLKDLKVGDELLVQAGKGQFGTEGNEDLGILLGLITGDGHFTNRGGDKEAVIVNFWNQECELAERISAHVNTLIRDVAQTARTYEVTPVAVPERNHLFIRSVLLARVLERFGFSRDTKFQVPEVVWRGSESCVKGYLRGLFQADGTVNISSNSQSCSIRLASSYPELLKDVQVLLANLGVFCRIRQRRAASQRMLPDGNGGNKAYDCKADYELIIDGESREQFMAEVGFLLDYKNTRYQEWVSDKLLRKTQRFTSRIHEIVHFGREAVYDTTQPDQNSVIFNGLVTGQCGEQPLPPYGACLLGSINLTKFVREPFTADAWFDWDTYREVVATFTRMLDNVVEINGLPLPKQQEEIMRKRRHGMGFLGLGSTVTMLRMQYGDSASVAFTEQVAKEMALVGWRTAVTLAEEKGPAPIMDEDFTVTEEMLAKRPAMAQDGYKLGDTVKGRVLLAKYSHYMQRVGEADADVIQAIAEKGARFTHHSSIAPTGTISLSLANNASNGIEPSFAHHYFRNVIREGRKTKEKVDVFSFELLAYRHFIDEEAMPNAGDGEHELPDYFITADDITPKQHVDIQAAAQKWVDSSISKTANVPTDYPYEDFKDIYRYAYKSGLKGCTTFRFNPEAFQGVLVKEKDLNSTTYRFELEDGSTVELKGGDEIEYDGEVHTAANLFDALKEGYYGKF, from the coding sequence ATGAGCCACCCTGCGCCCACGCGCGTCGTCAAAAAGGACGTTACCGAGATACCGATCCAGAGCGCTTCCGTCGATATCTGGGACAAGAAATACCGGCTGAAGGCGAAGGACGGCCGCGTGATCGACGACACGGTGGATGACACCTACAAGCGGGTGGCGCGTGCGCTGGCCGACGTGGAGATCGGCAAGAAAAAGCAGGAGGAATGGTACGAGAAATTCGTCTGGGCGCTGCGTCAGGGTGCCATTCCCGCAGGCCGCATCACCTCCAATGCCGGCGCTCAGGAGCACAAGCCCGCCACCAGCACCATCAACTGCACCGTCTCCGGCACCATTGGCGACTCGATGAACGACATCCTGCACAAGGTGCACGAGGCCGGGCTGACGCTGAAAGCCGGTTGCGGTATCGGCTATGAATTCTCCACGCTGCGACACAAGGGCGCCTACGTCTCCGGCGCCGGGGCCTACACCTCGGGCTCGCTGTCGTTCATGGATATCTACGACCGCATGTGCTTCACGGTGTCCTCCGCCGGCGGGCGGCGCGGCGCGCAGATGGCCACCTTCGACGTGGGCCACCCCGACGTGCTCGACTTCATCCGCGCCAAGCGCGAGGACGGCCGGCTGCGCCAGTTCAACCTGAGCCTGCTCATCACCGACGAGTTCATGGAAGCGGTGCAGAAGAACGCCGACTGGCCGCTGGCCTTCCCGCTGACCATCCGCGAGGCAGAAGTCGACGGCGTCGACGTCAACGACCCCAGCGTGGTCATCTGGCGTGAATGGCCGAGCCGTGAAGGCTACGTCACCAACGAAGCAGGCCTGGTGGCCTGCCGCATCGAGCGCACGATCAAGGCCCAGCGGCTGTGGGACCTGATCATGACCTCCACCTACGACTTCGCCGAGCCCGGCTTCATCCTCATTGACCGCGTCAACGAGATGAACAACAACTGGTTCTGCGAGGAAATCCGTGCGACCAACCCGTGCGTGACGGCAGATACCCGGCTGCACACACAGCATGGGCTGGTTCGGATTGGTGACCTGTACGAATCCGGCGCATCGCTGGAGGCCAGCGTTGACGCCCGCACACTCTCGGATGGACGTCGTACCGATCGCCGCGTGGTGAGCCGGCCGGCGAAGCCCGCTTTCATGACGGCACGCAATGCGGACGTCTACCGGGTAACCACCGAAGATGGTTACGAAATCAAGGCCACGGCCTGGCACGATTTCTATACCGCCCGGGGCAAAGTCAAGCTAAAGGATCTGAAAGTAGGCGACGAGTTGCTCGTTCAGGCTGGCAAGGGCCAGTTCGGTACCGAGGGCAACGAGGACCTGGGCATTCTGCTCGGCCTGATTACAGGTGACGGCCATTTCACCAATCGTGGTGGTGACAAGGAAGCGGTCATCGTCAACTTCTGGAACCAGGAATGTGAGCTCGCCGAGCGAATCAGTGCGCATGTGAACACCCTGATCCGCGATGTTGCACAAACTGCGCGGACTTACGAAGTGACGCCTGTTGCCGTGCCGGAGCGCAATCACCTGTTTATTCGCTCCGTCCTGCTGGCCCGGGTGCTAGAGCGTTTCGGTTTCAGTCGTGACACTAAGTTCCAGGTACCGGAAGTGGTCTGGCGGGGTAGCGAATCCTGTGTGAAGGGCTATTTGCGAGGGCTTTTCCAGGCGGACGGAACGGTGAACATCTCCAGTAATTCGCAAAGCTGCTCCATCAGGCTGGCGTCCAGTTACCCGGAACTGCTCAAGGATGTGCAGGTGCTGCTTGCGAACCTGGGTGTGTTCTGCCGTATCCGTCAGCGTCGTGCGGCCAGCCAGCGGATGCTGCCGGATGGCAATGGCGGGAACAAGGCATATGACTGCAAGGCCGACTATGAGCTGATCATCGACGGCGAGTCCAGGGAACAGTTCATGGCCGAGGTTGGTTTCCTGCTGGACTACAAGAACACCCGCTATCAGGAATGGGTATCCGATAAACTCCTTCGGAAGACGCAGCGGTTTACCTCGCGCATCCACGAGATCGTCCACTTCGGTCGCGAGGCTGTCTACGACACCACGCAGCCTGATCAGAATTCGGTGATCTTCAACGGACTGGTCACGGGGCAATGCGGCGAACAGCCATTACCCCCCTACGGCGCCTGCCTGCTTGGTTCCATCAACCTCACCAAGTTCGTGCGTGAGCCCTTCACCGCCGATGCCTGGTTCGACTGGGACACCTACCGCGAGGTGGTGGCCACCTTCACCCGCATGCTCGACAACGTGGTCGAGATCAACGGCCTGCCGCTGCCCAAGCAGCAGGAAGAGATCATGCGCAAGCGCCGCCACGGCATGGGCTTTCTCGGGCTCGGCTCCACGGTGACCATGCTGCGCATGCAGTACGGCGACAGCGCGTCGGTGGCCTTTACCGAGCAGGTGGCGAAGGAAATGGCCCTGGTGGGCTGGCGCACCGCCGTCACCCTGGCGGAGGAAAAGGGCCCCGCCCCGATCATGGACGAAGACTTCACCGTGACCGAGGAAATGCTCGCCAAGCGCCCGGCAATGGCGCAGGACGGCTACAAGCTGGGCGACACCGTGAAGGGCCGGGTGCTGCTGGCGAAGTACAGCCACTACATGCAGCGGGTGGGCGAGGCCGATGCCGACGTCATCCAGGCCATCGCCGAGAAGGGCGCACGCTTCACCCACCACAGCTCCATCGCGCCCACAGGCACCATCTCGCTGTCCCTGGCCAACAACGCCAGCAACGGCATCGAGCCGAGCTTCGCCCATCACTACTTCCGCAACGTGATCCGCGAAGGGCGCAAGACCAAGGAAAAGGTCGACGTCTTCTCCTTCGAGCTGCTGGCCTACCGTCACTTCATCGACGAAGAGGCCATGCCCAACGCCGGTGACGGCGAGCATGAACTGCCGGACTACTTCATTACCGCCGACGACATCACGCCCAAGCAGCACGTGGATATCCAGGCGGCGGCGCAGAAGTGGGTGGATTCCTCCATCTCCAAGACGGCCAACGTCCCCACCGACTACCCGTACGAGGACTTCAAGGACATCTACCGCTACGCCTACAAGAGCGGGCTCAAGGGCTGCACCACCTTCCGCTTCAACCCCGAAGCCTTCCAGGGCGTGCTGGTGAAGGAGAAAGACCTCAACAGCACCACCTACCGCTTCGAGCTGGAAGACGGCAGCACCGTCGAACTCAAGGGTGGCGACGAAATCGAGTACGACGGCGAGGTGCACACCGCCGCCAACCTGTTCGACGCCCTCAAGGAAGGCTACTACGGCAAGTTCTGA
- a CDS encoding TSCPD domain-containing protein: MAIKIAKKIVGYEVVKEAAEPKPAAPQEAANAPDIEHMHELLARPEQLEGSTYKIKTPLSEHALYVTINDIVLNPGTEHEVRRPFEIFINSKNMDHFQWIVALTRIVSAVFRKGGDCTFLAEELHSVFDPRGGYFKRGGRFMPSLVAEIGDVIDQHLRKIGMIEADDLDEHQKAFIEKKKAELRGETEYAEEAENMEGDYPANAQLCTKCNTKAVVMMDGCMTCLSCGDSKCG; encoded by the coding sequence ATGGCTATCAAGATTGCAAAGAAAATCGTCGGTTACGAGGTGGTGAAAGAGGCGGCGGAACCCAAGCCCGCCGCCCCGCAGGAGGCCGCCAACGCGCCGGACATCGAGCACATGCACGAGCTGCTGGCACGCCCCGAGCAGCTTGAGGGCAGCACCTACAAGATCAAGACGCCGCTCTCCGAGCACGCGCTGTACGTCACCATCAACGACATCGTGCTGAACCCCGGCACGGAACACGAAGTGCGCCGCCCCTTCGAGATCTTCATCAACTCGAAGAACATGGACCACTTCCAGTGGATCGTCGCGCTCACGCGCATCGTCTCCGCCGTGTTCCGCAAGGGTGGGGATTGCACCTTCCTGGCCGAGGAGCTGCACTCGGTGTTCGACCCACGGGGCGGCTACTTCAAGCGGGGCGGGCGCTTCATGCCCAGCCTCGTGGCCGAGATCGGCGACGTCATCGACCAGCACCTGCGCAAGATCGGCATGATCGAGGCAGACGATCTGGACGAGCACCAGAAAGCCTTCATCGAAAAGAAAAAGGCCGAACTGCGGGGCGAAACCGAGTACGCCGAAGAAGCGGAAAACATGGAAGGCGACTACCCCGCCAACGCCCAGCTCTGCACCAAGTGCAACACCAAGGCCGTGGTGATGATGGACGGCTGCATGACCTGCCTGAGCTGCGGCGACAGCAAGTGCGGATGA
- a CDS encoding phage integrase N-terminal SAM-like domain-containing protein, with amino-acid sequence MDQAPRLLDRVRFKHYSIRTERAYLQWIRRFILFHGKRHPTTMGATLRRPLDMT; translated from the coding sequence ATGGATCAGGCGCCGAGACTCCTGGACCGCGTTCGTTTCAAGCACTACAGCATCCGCACCGAGCGGGCGTATCTTCAGTGGATTCGCCGGTTCATTCTGTTTCATGGCAAGCGCCACCCCACCACCATGGGCGCGACCTTGCGCCGCCCGCTGGATATGACTTGA